CGGGCAAATGCAGGCCATAGCCCGGCGGGGCCAGCACCAACGCCCCCGGCGGCGAGTTGTGCTCGAGCCAGGTGTACACCGCCAGCTCCTCGCGCCCTAGATACACGCTGGGCGGCTGTTGCTGGCTGGCTTGCCAAGCACTCAGCAGGATCACCAACTGAGTGGGCAGCGCGGCGATCAGCAGCAGGCTCAGTACCAGCCGGCGCCGCGCCGCGGGAACCCATTGGTGCAAGGCCAGCAGAGCCAGCCCAGCAGCGGGTACATACAGCCCAGTGATCAGGCGGCGTTGTAAGCCCCAGGGAATGTAGATCAATAGCAAGCTGGTGAGCAGCCAGGCCGCCAGCGCCTGCGCCGCCGGGCGGCGGCGCAGCAAAGCATCGATGGCGGCCGGCAAGGCCAGCCACAACGCCGGCGCCAACGCCAGCACCAAATCCCATACAGGCGGCGCGGGGGTGAGGTTCTGGGCGTTCCAGCCTGCCAACACCGCATGGTTGCGCAAAACCCACAGCACATACACGCTATACGGCAGGCCAGCCAGCACGGCGCTACCCACGCGCCGGCGCGTGGGCGCCTGCGGACTGGGCCACTGCTGCCCCAGCAGCCATTGCACCCCCAGCACCGCCACGGCCAGCGCCCAGCCAAACGGGTAGACCAGTACGAGCACGGCGGCCACCAGCGCCGGCTGCCAGGCCGGCTCCGCCTCTGTGGGCGTGAGCAGCCACACTTGCAGCGCCAAGCCTAGCGGGAAGTGCGCATTGGCAAACGCAGCCAGGAAGGGATAGGCCTCAGCGACCCAAAAATCGCTAGTGAACATACCCGCGGCCAGCGCCAACCAGCCCAGGCCGGAGCCAAACAAAGCCAGCGCATACGCCCCCAAGACTTGCGGAGCGGGCAAGACGCGCACCAGCAGACGGTACAGCATGGCACACAGCGCCGCCGCCCCGAGCAGGCGCGCGGCGTGAAAGGTAAACACCAGGCTCCAGCCAGCCAGCCGCGCCAAGTGCCCCAGCAGCAGGTAGTACATGTTGAGCGCGGCCCCCGCCCCAGGGCTGGCGCTATACGGCAGCGTAAAGCTCCACGCGCCCTCAAACCCCTGGCGCATCTTGGCTAGATAGCTAAATCCATCTGTGGGGTTGAGCAAAAACCCGCCGAAGACATGCTGGCTATCGGCGGCATGCTGCGCCAATACAAATGGTGCAGCTTGCAGGCACAGGAACAGCCCACTCCAGAAGAAAGCCCAGCCTCGTTGGCGCCGCATGCCGGTATTGTAGCAAAGCCTATGCGCCGGCTTTGTTGCCGTATAATTTTGCGCATGAGCCGCGCCTTCACCCTGTACCGTTTGCAGCAAGTGGATACTCAACTGGATCAAGGTGCGGCGCGGCTGGCAGAGATCACACGCATCCTGAATGACAATGCCGCACTCCAAGCCGCCAGCCTGGCCCACCAGGGAGCCCAAGCCCGCCTGCACAGCGCCCATAGCGCGCTGCGCGCCGCCGAAGAAGAAGTGGCCGGCCAGCAGCGCCGCATTGCCAACAATCAGGCCAGCCTGTATGGCGGCGCGGTGACCAATCCCAAAGAGTTACAAGATTTGCAAAAAGAGGCCGAGGCGTTGGCGCGGCGTTTGAGCGAGCTGGAAGATGCCGAACTGGAAGCGATGGGTGCCCATGAGGCAGCGCAAAGTGAGGCCGCGGCAGCGCAAGACCAACTCGCCGAGGTGCAACGCCAACTGGCCGGCGAACAAGCGCAATTGCTCAGCGAGCAAGCCAGCCTGCAGGCCGAAGCCGCCCGTCTGCACACCGAACATAGCAGTGCCGAGGCCGCGGTGAGCGCTGAGGATCAAGCCACCTATGCCAGTTTACGCGCCAGCAAAGCGGGCGTAGCGATCGCCAAAGTCGTCGGGGGGAGTTGCTCCGCCTGCGGGGCCGAGCTTTCGGCGGCACGCGCCCAGGCGGCGCGCTCGGCAGAGGATCTGGTGCGCTGCGATAATTGCAAGCGCTTGTTGTACGGCGGCAGCTAAGCTGCGGCGCCGGAGATCTGCTGGAGGATCAGCGCCTGCGCCTCGGCGCTCTCCATATCCATCACCGTCACCAATTTATCCCGCCCGGTCTGCCCGGCAACGATCTCGATGCGTGATTTCGCCACGCCGAGCACCTTGGCCAGAAAATCAACCAGGGCTTCGTTGGCTTTGCCATCCACGGGCGGTGCGGTGAGACGAATCTTGATCGTATCGTCGGGCAAGATCTCCACGATCTCATTGCGGCTGGCGCGCGGCGTAACGCGAATGGCCAGTGCTGCCCCGTGGCGTCCGTCGCTGAGTCTGCGGCGCGTCATGGCTTAGCGAAAGGCATTGATGACGATCGTGCTGAGCAACTGCAGCAGGATCAGCAGTACCAGCGGGCTGAAATCGAGCATGCCCGTGGAAGGCAAGATGCGCCGGATGGGCGCCAGCATCGGCTCGACGATGCGATCCAGGGCGCGGCGCAGCGGGTGATACGGATCCATAAAGTAGCTCAGCACCACATCAATGATCACAATCCAACTGAGTATTCGAAAAAGCAGCGTGATGGCAAATTCCATGGTTACTTCGTCTCCTCGGCGTTGGGGCGCGGCCCCATCAGCGCTTCGCCAATGCGTACTAGCGTAGCCCCTTCCAGCACGGCGGCTTCATAATCATTGCTCATCCCCATTGAAAGCTCGGGGAGCGGCTGGCCCAGGCGCTGGGCCAACGCATCACGCAGCTGGCGCGTGCGCTCAAAATAGGGGCGCGCCTCCTCTGGGCGGGCGGTGATCGGCGCCATGCTCATCAAGCCGCGCAGCTCCAGGCCTTGCAGCCCGGCCACCACATGCGCATCGGCAAAGAATTCTGCCGGGTCCTGCGCACACGCCCAGCCCTGCTTGGTGATCTCACCGCTGACATTGCATTCGAGCAGCACGGGCAAACGCTGGCCGCGTTCCTGGGCGAAGCGATGCAAGCGTTCGGCCAGGCGCAAGCTATCCACCGAATGGACGATGGAAAAATGCTCGCTGACCTCGCGCGCCTTGCGGCTTTGCACATGGCCGATCATGTGCCATTGTACATCTGGGCTGGCGGCCAGCGCCACTTGCTTGTGGCGCGCTTCTGCCAGGTAACTCTCACCGATTTGGGTAACTCCCAATGCCAACAGGGCCTGCAATGCCTCCAGCGGGTGGCCTTTGGTCACTGCCACCAGGGTGACGCTGGCGGCTGGGCGGCCGGCTTGTTCGGCTGCCGCCTGGATGCGCTGGCGCACTGCGGCCAAATTCTGGGCAAGACGCGCGGAGTAGCTCATGTGGCCAGGGTGATCAATGCGCCGAAACGGCCCGTGCGCCCGCCAGACGCGCGGTGTGAGAACCAATCCTGCGGCTGGCTGGCAGTACACAGATCAGCGCTTTCAATGTGGGTTACCCCGGCGGCCTGCAAGGCCAGGCAATTGGCCGCCACCAGATCAAAGTGTGGCTTGCCATCCAGCACGGGCAGCAGCGCGGCCGCCTGGCTGCCAAAGGCCGCCTGCACCGCGCGCACCACGTCTTCACCCACTTCGTAGCGCGCGGTGGAAATGCACGGGCCGATCGCCGCCAGCAGGTCTTGCGGGCGGCTGCCGTAGTGCGTGCCCAGCGCGGCCACCGCCGCGGCGGCCACCCGCGCCACGCTGCCGCGCCAGCCGGCATGCGCCAGCGCCACCGCACCGCGCTGCGCATCGGCCAGCAGCACCGGCACGCAATCGGCATAGCGCATGAACAGGGTTACGGCAGGTTGATCGGTAATGATGATGTCCGCCTTTTCGGGGCGCTGGTTTGCGGGGCGCGGCGCCTGGGCCACCAATACCTCGCGGCCGTGCACCAGCCAGCTATCGAAGAGGCTATCGGGAGCACAGCCGCACGCGGCGAAGGCGCGCTGCAGGTTCTGGCGCACGAGCTCAGGCTCATCCCCCACCGTGGCCCCAACATTGAGGCTATCGTAGGGTGCGGCGCTCACCCCGCCCTGGCGGGTAAAGATGGCATGCCGGATGCCTGCCGCAGCAAACCCTTCAAAGGTCAGGTAACGCAGGCCCTGCGCGGCGTGAAACGGCATCAGCGGGTTTTTGTTTTGCCACGCAGGCGGGCGGCTTTGGCAGCCGTCTGCACACGCGTCTCTTCGAAGGATTCGTCGAGCAAGGGGATGCCAAACCAGGCAGTCATAAAACCGAAGATGGCACCGGTGAGGATGCGTAACTGTGGCGTACTCTCACGGTACTGCCAGAGGTCAAAACCGGGAATCTGGCTGAGCAATTGGCTGAACCCATCGATAGCGATTGGCAAGATGCCCAGGGCCACCCACAGCATCCAATGCAATGGGCGGATGCGCCGGCCGCTGGCAGCGAAGATCAAGCCGAAGAGCAGGATGGCGCTGTAGATAGCAATATCGCGCTGGCAGAAGGCCACTTTGTAGCCCACCTGCTCATTACCGATAAAGCTGCGCGCCGCCCACATATCTTCTCCATCCAGGCCGGTGGCCTCTTCATAGGTAGTCAGCCCTTGCATATCTGCCGCGGCACGCGGGTAGACCGGCTGGTCGCCAAACAAGAACACGGAGCGGAAGGCCATCTGGTGGCATACCGCGCCATAGGTGGAGTAGATCGGGCGCGCCAAGCCAGGATAGCCCGCATTCATCAGCACCGGGGCGAGGAACGGCAACCCAACATAGAGGGCGATCAGCAGATTGAGCACCGCTAGATAATGGCGGCCGAGAAAGCGAGCGATTTTATCCGTTGTGTTCATATGAGCCCCACGCGCTTTGCGCTGAATGTATTTGGGATCGGTTTGCAACTGCTCGGCGCGATCGTGCGCGGCGGCCAGCGTCATTTGCAGCTTTTGGCGGTCAAACGGCGCTTCCAGTACATAGGGGCCGGCTTGCACCACCGGCACGCGCGTGCCAAACGATTTCTGCAGATCTGCGTCGTCTTCGATGTTGACCAGGGCCAGCGTGTGCGGGATGCTGGCCTGCAAGCTCTCGAGGTCTTGCTTGGCCTGCACGCACAACGAACAGTTGTCCTTCGTGTATAGGGTGACAGTGATCATTAATTGGCGTCCATTTGCTGCAAATAGCGATCGATCTGAGCCGCGCTCAACTCGCCGATGTGGAAGACGCGGATCACGCCCTGAGCATCCACCAGGAAGCTGCTGGGGTAGCCGCGCACGCGGTAGAGCTCCTGCACGGCGCCGTCACGATCCAGCGCCACGGGCAGCTCCACCCCGATCTCAGCCAGAAATCCTTGCACCTGCTGGTTGGATTCAGCGAAGTTGATCGCTACCACGGCGAAATCGCCCTGATTATAACGTGCCTGGATCGCCGGCATTTCTTCGCGGCAAGGGCCACACCAGGTGGCCCAGAAGTTTAGCAGCACGCGCTGGCCGCGCAATTCACTCAGGCGCAGCGTAGTGCCATCCAGCATCGGCAGGGTGAAATCCGGCGCCTGGGCGCCCACCACCGGTTCGCTGGCCGGCAGCGGCGCACAGGCGGCCAGGCTGGCCAGCAGCACCAGTAAGCAAAGGCGCCTCACCCGCGCCCCACCCCGGCGGCAAACAAGAGCGCCATCACCACGATGCTGACGCCACTGCCGATCAGCCACCATTCGCCAAATTTGCGCCCGCGACGCTGGGCCAGCCAACCCACGCCCAGGCCCAGCGCGGCGCTGGCCAGCAAGCCCAGCAGCATCTGCAAGCCAATGCGGCCTTCTTCCATCGTTTCGAAGAAGAAGCCTAAGCTGGCCAGGGTCTGGAAGCGGCCGGTGAGCAACAACACGCCGAGCGCGATGAGCACCAGGCCGGTGATGCGCTCCACATAATGGCTGAGGCGCGCGTAGCGGCGCACTACCGTGCTGATCCAGCCCACCTGGGTGGCGGCCACCAGGAAGGGAATGGCCAGCCCGGCCGAGTAGGCGCTCAGCAGCCGCGCCCCGGTGCCCAGCTCCGCGCTGTTGAAGGCCAGGGTGAGGATCGAGCCGAGTACCGGCCCCACGCAGGGCACCCAGCCGGCGGAGAAGAACACGCCCATCATCGCCGAGGAGAGGAAGCCGCGCCCGGCCTGAATGCTGGCCTGGGCGCGCAGCTCGTAATCCAACCAGCGAATACGCAATATGCCGCTGAGGTGCAAACCAAACAGGATGACCACGATGCCGCCCAGCTGCGCCAGCAAGCGTGAGAACGAGAAGAGGATGTGGCCTAAGGCGGCGGAGAACAGGCCAAGCAGAATGAACACCACGCTAAAACCGAGCACAAAGGCCAGGCCGTGCAGAAAGCTGAGCCAGGTGCGGCGCTCTGCGGGTGCGTCGGTGGCGGCGGCGCGCCCGCTAAGGTAGCCGACGTAGACCGGCACCAATACAAATACACACGGAGACAAAAAAGACGCCAACCCGGCCAGGAAGGCTAACCACATACTGGGGATCGGGATCATGCCGGGCCTTAGCTCTGGACGATGCGCACGCTGGTACCGGCCACCTGGTCAATCTTGCCGGGTACATAGTCCACCTGCGGCGAACTCCAGCGGAAGACCCACTTGGCGTCCTCTGGCGTGGCGTTGATGCAGCCGGCCGAGGTGCGCTCACCATAGTTGTTGTGCCAGTAGCAGGCATGGATGGCAATGCCGCCCGTGGCGACGAAGGTGCACCAGCCAATGCCGGCCAGGTCATAACCGGCACCAGAAGTGCCGCCGGCCATGGTGGTGGCCACGTATTTCATATACACGCGCAGGTAGTCGCCCACGGGGGTCAGCCCGGCGCCATCTTCGCCATCACGTCCGGTGGAGACGCGGCAAAAGTACACCTCGCGGCCGTTCTCGTAACAAGACATGGTTTGGCGGGCAATGTTGATCAGGATCTGCTTGTCTTCGACTTCGGGCGAGATCGGGCTGATGTCTTCGGGGTGGATGGGGCGGAAGGCACTGGCAGGCGCCCAGAAGTGATCCCCCCAACCGCCGTGGCGGTCATAGACGTGATATTGCACTTCGCCGTTGGGGCCACTGCGCAAGTCATCCACCCACAGCACCTGGCCGTAATACAAACGAATGGGCCAGTTGTGCTGCACCAAAAAACGAATGCGCGGCCCGGCGGGCGCGTTGGCATTTACTAGCTCCACTTCTACATACGGCTGGGTAACTTCCATCCATATGCCCGGCCCTTCGCCGTACTCCGGCAGCGCCGCCAGCGGTTCATTGATGATGTTTTTCACCGGCTGCAAAAACGGTGCCCACACGTAGCCCTGCGGCGTTTCGATCCAGCGTTGGTTGCGCAAACCGCTGGCGCTGCCCACCACCTCGCGCAACCAGGGCACCACGGTATCGCCGGAGAGCTGGCCGACCTCGGCCGCTTCGCGGCTGGGGGCGGCGCGCAGATACACATAGCGGTCGAGCTCCTCCACCACGCGCCCCAGGCGCTCCGCCTGCGGGAACGGCGCCTGCCAGGCGGGCTGCGCTACAGCCGCGCCGAGTGGGCGCAGCGCCAGCGCACCCAGGCCGAGGCCACCCAGTTTTAGGAACTCTTGTCGATTGAGAGGGGAACGTGCAGACATAGGCGTATTCTATCGCAGGCGGATGAAACGAAAATGAAGGGCGGGGCATAGCCCCGCCCTCGCCAACTAGATCTTGGCCTTGCGCAAGCGCAGGCTGTTACCGATCACGAAGATGTCACTCAATGCCATAGCGCCCGCCGCCAGGATCGGGCTGAGGAAGCCCAAGGCCGCCGCCGGGATGAGCAGGATGTTGTAGATAAAGGCCCAGAACAGATTCTGCTTGATGGTGCGCAGGGTGCGCTTGGAGAGCGCAATCGCGCGGGGCACACCGCGCAGATCACCGGTCATCAGCACCACCGGGGCGGTGGCCATGGCTACATCTGTGCCGGTGCCGATGGCAATGCCCAGATCGGCCTGCGCCAGCGCTGGGGCATCGTTGATGCCATCGCCCACCATCGCCACTTTGTGGCCCGCCGCCTGCAGCTGGGTCACCTCGGCGGCTTTCTGCTCCGGCAATACTTCGGCCAGCACATAATCCAGGCCAAGCTGGCGGCCTACCGCGTCGGCTACGCCGCGCGCATCACCGGTGATCATACCCACCTGCAAGCCCATGGCGTGCAACTCGTTGATCACCGCGTGCGCATGCTCTTTGAGCGTATCGGCCACGCCGAAGATCGCTGCCAGGCGCCCATCCACCGCAATATAGATCGCAGTCTTGCCTTCCTGGTGCAGGCGTTCGCCGGCACCGGCCAGATCGCCTAAGGCGATCTGGTGCGAGTGCATCAGGCCCAGGTTGCCGATCAGTACCTGGGCGCCTTCAAACTCGGCGGCCACGCCGCGGCCCGCCAAAGCTTCGAAGTGCGCCGGGCGGCTCAGCGGCAGCTCGCGGGCGTTGGCGGCGGCCACGATGGCCTCGCCCAGCGGATGCTCACTGGCATCTTCCACACTCGCCGCCAGGCGCAGCAACGCATCTTCGCCGGCGGGGTACTCGCCCAGCAGCACATCGGTGAGCGCCGGCTGGCCGCGGGTCAGCGTGCCGGTCTTGTCCAGCAGCACCATGGAAATATCGGCGGCCTGCTCCAGCGCTTCCCCCGATTTAATCAACACGCCCATCTCAGCGCCGCGCCCGCTGCCCACCATCACCGCGGTGGGCGTAGCCAGGCCCATGGCGCACGGGCAGGCGATCAGCAACACCGCGGCGGTGTTGATCAGGGCGCGCGTCAGCGTGGCATCCGGCGTACCGGTGGGGAAGACGAAGTACCACAACAAGAAGGTGATGCTGGCAATCACGATCACGGCCGGCACAAAGATTTCGGAGATCTTGTCGCCCAGCTTTTGGATCGGCGGGCGCGTGCTTTGAGCATGCTCCACCAGGCTGACGATCTGCGCCAGCGCAGTAGCCTTGCCCACCTTGGTGGCCTCGAAGATAATGCGCCCTTGTTTGTTGAGCGTAGCGCCGATGACTTCGTCACCGGGCGCCTTGCTTACCGGCAAAGATTCGCCGCTGATCATCGATTCGTCCGCCGAGCTCAGCCCTTCGAGCACGCGCCCATCCGCAGGGAACTTCTCGCCCGGGCGCACGATCACCTGGTCACCCACTTGCACTTCAGCGCTGGGGATCTCCAGCTCGACCCCGTTGCGCAGCACGCGTGCCAGCTTGGGCTGCAAGCCGATCAGCTTGCGGATGGCATCGCCGGTGCGGCCGCGGGCGTTCACTTCCAAATACTTGCCCACGCGGATCAGGGTGATGATGGTGGCCGACGTTTCAAAGTAGCCGTGGCCGCTGAACATACCGAGCAGGATCGCCACAGAATAAAAGTACGCCACTGAGGAACCCAGGGCGACGAGCACATCCATGTTGGCGCTGCGGTTGCGCAGCGATTTGAACCCGTTGACGTAGTAGCTCCAGCCGGCGATGAATTGCACCGGAGTAGCCAGGGCGAAGAACAACCAATCGACCCAGCCGGCATGCGCCCAGTGCCCGAAGAGGCCAAAATCGCGCCCCATCGAGAGGATGAACAGTGGCAGCGTGAACAACACGCTGAACCACATCAGGCGGCGCTGCTTGGCGATCTCGCTGCGGCGCACGCCAGCTTCCACATCCTCGCCGGCGCTGGCAGCGGCCAGCTCAAAGCCGGCCGCCTTGGCGGCGGCACGCAGCTCGGCCTCGTTGACGATGGTGGGAATGTAGCGAATGCGCGCCTGCGCGCTCACCGGGTTGACCTGGGCATCCAGCACGCCATCCACCCCGCGCCAGGCGGCCTGCAAGCGGCGTGCGTCCGCCGGGTCATTCAAGTTAGTGACGGCCAGTTGCGCCTCACCACTGGCCACATCGTAGCCGGCCTTGCGGATGCGCGCCAGCATGGCATCCAGGTTCGCCTGGCTGGGATCGAACTCGACCGCAGCGCGCTCGCTGGAGAGGTTAACGCTGGCATGCGCCACCCCGGGCACTTTGTAGAGATTGCGTTCCACGGTGGAAACACAATTGGCACAGGTCATGCCCAGAATGGGCAAGTTGTATTGCTTGCTGGCAACAGCCATAGCTGGCTTCCTTCTCACCGGCGGCGGACCCGCCGCCGGTGTGCTGGGTGCGGCGCTTAGGCCACCGGGTAATTGATTTCGGCGAGCAGCGCCTTGACCGACTCGTCGGTGGCTGGTTCCACAAAGCGCACCATTACCTTTTTATCCTCGAGGCTGGCTTTCACAGCTTCCACACCGGGCAGTTCGGCCAGCTCGTTCTCGATGGTTTGGGTGCAATGCCCGCAGTGGATCTTGGGAACGTTATAGACAATCGTGTTCATGGTGTTTCTCCTTGTGGTCCTCAGACCTTGGTAGCCGCCTGGTACACCTCGGCGATTTCGGCAAGCACGCGTTCGCGTTCGGCCGCATCTTCGCCGCGCACCGCGGTGATGACACAGGAATGCATATGCTCTTCGAGCACGATCTGGCTCACCTTGTTGAGGGCGGCCTGGGTAGCCTGAATCTGCCGAATGATGTCAATGCAATAGGCGCCATCATCCACCATGCGCTGGATGCCGCGCACATGCCCTTCGATCGTCTTCAAGCGTTTGCTGGCTTGTGCATGCTGCATACACACCTCCTGAATACCCCCCCCCCCATATGGGGTGGGTATAGAAAGTATAGCGCGCCGCGCGGTTAAATGCAAGGGCCGCTGCATTTCAGGCAGCAGCCGCGTGATTGACCTGGTGTAGTGAATGTGCTATTGCGCCAACGAATCGAGCAAGGCACGTTGTAGCTCTTGCCCGTCCACATAGCCGCGCCACTGCCCCAGCACCTGGCCCTCAGGGCCAATCAGGAAGAAGTGCGGCTGGTAGGTATAGCCCAGCAACTCTTGCGCCCGCAGGGTTTGTGGATCATCCCGATCGAGATAAACAAAGTTCACCTGGTGGCCATACATATTTTCGAGGCCATGGATCGTAGGCGCCACCGCCTTGCACACCGCGCACCAGTAGGCAAAGAATTCCACCAACTGCACATCGCCAGAGGCCAGTTCAAAATCCTCTACGCGGCTGGCGTGAAAATCCGGGCTGCCCGGGCGAATGGCGGGCAGATCGGCGCTGAGCGTGAGTTGGCCGCTGGCCTCGGATACCTCGCTGATCTGGCGCGTGCCGTTCTGCAACTGAATTTGGCCCTCCGGCAGGATGGATACCGCGTGCGGGCTGCAGGCGGCCAGCAAGACCGCCAACACCAGCCCGGCGGAGTATAGCGGCGCTTTCCACACTACGGGGGAAGCGGAAGAAGAAGCAGTGCGTGCCAACATCATGCCCATATTAACCCCGCGCAAGGTCGGGCTGTGCGCTGCGCGCCGCCCTCTAACTTTGATTTAATGCGCTCGGCCGGCGAAAAATCACAGGGTTAGAATAGATACATGTCATTGGCCGGCAAGCATATTCTGATCACCGGCGCAGCGGTGCGCGTGGGCGCCGCCTTGGCGCGCGCCGTGGCGGCCGCCGGCGGCACCGTGCTGCTGCACTACCACCGCTCCGCCGATGCCGCCGCGCGCCTGCACGCCGAGCTGAGCGCCACTGGCGCACGCGCCCATTTGCTGCAAGCTGATCTTAGCCAACCGCAGCAGGCCACCGCGCTACTGCAGCAGGCCCAGGCCTACGGGCCAGTAGATGGCCTGGTGAACAGCGCGGCGATCTTCGAGGACTTGACCCTGGAGACTACCAGCGCGGCCGATTGGCAGCGCCATCTGGACCTCAACCTCACTACGCCCTTCCTGCTCAGCCAGGCATTCTGGCGGGCTGCCGGGCAGCGCTCCGGGCACATCATCAACATTCTGGATTGGCGCGCCCTGCGCCCGGCGGGTGACCACCTGCCCTATACGATCAGCAAGGTGGCCCTGGCGGGCCTGACGCGCGCCTTAGCGCAGAGCATGGCGCCGCACATCCGCGTGAATGGCATTGCCCTGGGCGCCATCCTGCCGCCCAGTGATGGCGGCGAAAATGCCGCCATCATCAAAGACGTGCCCGCTGGCCGCTGGGCGACGCTGGAGGAAGTGGGACAAACCCTGTTGTTTCTGCTCACCGGGCCCAGCTACATCACCGGGGAGATCATTCATTTGGATGGAGGACGCCACCTGGTGTAACTATGGATACACTCATCATCAAAGATCTGCTTGTGCGCGGCATCATCGGTTTGAACGACTGGGAGCGCACCACCCCCCAGGACATCTTGATCAACATCGAGATCAAGGCGGATCTAACGCAAGCCGGACATAGCGACGACATCAACGACAGCGTGAATTACCGTACCGTGGCCAAGCAGGTCATCGCCCATACGGAAACAGCCCAGCGCCTAACCGTGGAAGCGCTGGCTGCCGACATCGCTGCGATCTGCCTGGCGCAACCCGGCGCCCGCGCCGCCAAGGTGCGCGTTGAGAAGCCGGGCGCGGTGCGCTTTGCCGCCGCGGTGGGCGTGGAGATCGAGCGAGAGGCGGGTGGCTGAGCCCCAACTGGCCTATATTGGCCTGGGGGCCAATATCGCGCCTGCGGAGAACCTGGCGCTGGCCGCCGCGGCGCTGCGCCAGCCCAGCCTGCCGGGCGATACCCGCCTGGTGGCGATTTCCAACGTATGGCGCTCGGCGCCGCTGCATGGCAGCGGGCCAACCTTCCTGAATGCCGCCGCGGCGCTGCGTACCCGCCTCGAGGCGGCAGACCTCAAAGCCCACGTGCTGCGCCCGCGGGAGGCGGCCCAGGGGCGCGTGCGCAGTGCCGACCGCAATGCCCCGCGCCCACTGGACCTCGACCTGTTGGTATACGCCGGCGAGGCGCTCGATCCTGAGATCTGGCTGGCGGCGCACATCGCCGTGCCGCTCAGCGAGCTTTTGCCCGATCTGACCGACCCGCACAGCGGGCAAACACTGCAGCAATTGGCCCAAGACCTGCGCCACCAGCAGCAACTACAACCGGTAGAGCTGACACTGTAAGCAAGAATCAAAAATAGCCGGCGATCCGGCTATTTTTGCTCCCCGATATGGTGGGGATGGATCAAAGATTGCTGATTACGGTATCGTACAAGCTATTCGAGATGCCACCTGCCAAGAACTGCAACGCGACGATGCACAAAATGGCAAGAAACACAATGATGATGGCGTACTCCACCAACCCCTGGC
The DNA window shown above is from Anaerolineales bacterium and carries:
- a CDS encoding metal-sensitive transcriptional regulator is translated as MQHAQASKRLKTIEGHVRGIQRMVDDGAYCIDIIRQIQATQAALNKVSQIVLEEHMHSCVITAVRGEDAAERERVLAEIAEVYQAATKV
- a CDS encoding SDR family oxidoreductase, producing MSLAGKHILITGAAVRVGAALARAVAAAGGTVLLHYHRSADAAARLHAELSATGARAHLLQADLSQPQQATALLQQAQAYGPVDGLVNSAAIFEDLTLETTSAADWQRHLDLNLTTPFLLSQAFWRAAGQRSGHIINILDWRALRPAGDHLPYTISKVALAGLTRALAQSMAPHIRVNGIALGAILPPSDGGENAAIIKDVPAGRWATLEEVGQTLLFLLTGPSYITGEIIHLDGGRHLV
- a CDS encoding pilus assembly protein, whose amino-acid sequence is MQTRHERGQGLVEYAIIIVFLAILCIVALQFLAGGISNSLYDTVISNL
- the folB gene encoding dihydroneopterin aldolase — encoded protein: MDTLIIKDLLVRGIIGLNDWERTTPQDILINIEIKADLTQAGHSDDINDSVNYRTVAKQVIAHTETAQRLTVEALAADIAAICLAQPGARAAKVRVEKPGAVRFAAAVGVEIEREAGG
- the traF gene encoding conjugal transfer protein TraF, translating into MLARTASSSASPVVWKAPLYSAGLVLAVLLAACSPHAVSILPEGQIQLQNGTRQISEVSEASGQLTLSADLPAIRPGSPDFHASRVEDFELASGDVQLVEFFAYWCAVCKAVAPTIHGLENMYGHQVNFVYLDRDDPQTLRAQELLGYTYQPHFFLIGPEGQVLGQWRGYVDGQELQRALLDSLAQ
- the folK gene encoding 2-amino-4-hydroxy-6-hydroxymethyldihydropteridine diphosphokinase, which encodes MAEPQLAYIGLGANIAPAENLALAAAALRQPSLPGDTRLVAISNVWRSAPLHGSGPTFLNAAAALRTRLEAADLKAHVLRPREAAQGRVRSADRNAPRPLDLDLLVYAGEALDPEIWLAAHIAVPLSELLPDLTDPHSGQTLQQLAQDLRHQQQLQPVELTL